The Arenicella chitinivorans genome includes a region encoding these proteins:
- the aat gene encoding leucyl/phenylalanyl-tRNA--protein transferase, with translation MVDLYRFPDVDTASKDGLLAMGGDLSPSMLVSAYAQGIFPWFNQGQPILWWSPDPRMVLFPSEFKLSRSLRKTVRKHLYRVTANQQFVNVINACALRGNPPNQAEQETWITREMQQAYTELHHLGYAHSIEIWRDDTLVGGLYGLLLNHVFFGESMFSNERDTSKIALFSLTRWLQHRGVKLIDCQVSSPHLASLGAREIARTDFLHQLDEVDIHQANKNYFDGFEQFLTQNVITTL, from the coding sequence ATGGTCGACTTGTATCGTTTTCCAGACGTTGATACCGCCAGCAAAGACGGCTTACTGGCCATGGGCGGCGATCTATCGCCCAGCATGCTGGTGTCGGCGTACGCGCAAGGTATCTTTCCCTGGTTCAACCAAGGACAACCAATCCTCTGGTGGTCACCAGACCCGCGCATGGTGCTGTTTCCTAGCGAGTTTAAGTTGTCACGCAGCCTGCGAAAAACTGTGCGTAAGCACCTGTACCGCGTCACGGCCAACCAACAATTCGTAAACGTCATCAATGCTTGTGCACTGCGTGGCAATCCACCGAATCAGGCCGAACAGGAAACCTGGATCACGCGGGAAATGCAGCAAGCTTATACCGAGCTACATCACCTTGGCTACGCGCACTCCATAGAAATCTGGCGTGACGACACGCTGGTCGGTGGCTTATACGGTTTGCTTTTAAATCATGTGTTTTTTGGTGAAAGCATGTTCAGCAACGAACGTGATACATCAAAAATCGCCCTATTCAGCCTCACACGGTGGCTTCAGCACCGCGGCGTTAAATTGATCGACTGCCAAGTGAGTAGCCCACACCTTGCCAGTCTTGGTGCGCGCGAAATAGCCCGAACAGACTTTTTGCATCAGCTCGACGAAGTGGACATCCATCAAGCAAATAAAAATTATTTCGATGGATTCGAGCAGTTTCTGACACAGAATGTTATAACTACGCTATGA
- a CDS encoding arginyltransferase, giving the protein MSNAHNPIRLFETVVDDCPYLEGKKSASILVDPDHLVDSNLFTMLSRSGFRRSGDMLYAPKCPDCNACVSVRIPTQRFQPSRSQKRVWNKNQDLTVTLEDVRFDLAHFELYLKYQRHRHPESSMCDEDPDKYIGFIDSYFSKSKFLCFWAQDQLIGISVLDQFEGGISAVYTFFDPDQYKRSLGTYAILYMVKLCKIRDIPFVYLGYWIDGSQKMDYKRKFKPLQGHIDRKWQELEL; this is encoded by the coding sequence ATGAGCAATGCACACAACCCAATTCGTTTGTTCGAAACGGTCGTTGACGACTGTCCATATCTGGAGGGCAAAAAAAGTGCATCCATCCTAGTTGATCCCGACCATCTCGTTGATAGCAACCTATTCACTATGCTGTCTCGATCCGGGTTCCGACGCAGTGGCGATATGTTGTACGCTCCCAAATGTCCGGATTGCAATGCCTGCGTTTCAGTCCGTATTCCTACGCAGCGTTTCCAGCCATCGCGCAGTCAAAAACGTGTTTGGAACAAGAATCAAGACCTCACTGTGACTTTAGAAGACGTTCGCTTTGATCTGGCGCACTTTGAGCTATATCTGAAATATCAGCGACATCGCCACCCTGAAAGCAGTATGTGCGACGAAGACCCAGACAAATACATCGGGTTTATCGACTCCTATTTTTCAAAATCAAAATTTTTGTGTTTCTGGGCTCAAGACCAACTGATCGGTATCAGTGTACTCGATCAGTTCGAGGGAGGAATTTCAGCGGTCTACACGTTTTTCGACCCAGACCAGTACAAGCGTAGCCTAGGCACCTACGCCATTCTCTACATGGTCAAGCTGTGCAAGATACGAGATATTCCATTTGTCTACCTCGGGTATTGGATCGATGGTTCGCAAAAAATGGACTACAAACGAAAATTCAAGCCGTTGCAGGGTCATATCGACCGCAAGTGGCAGGAACTCGAGCTCTAA
- the infA gene encoding translation initiation factor IF-1 — MAKEDQIEMEGTVIDALPNTEFKVELENGHVVHAHISGKMRKNYIRILRGDRVTVELTPYDLTKGRITYRNRT; from the coding sequence GTGGCTAAAGAAGATCAAATCGAAATGGAAGGGACCGTCATTGACGCCCTACCCAACACAGAATTTAAAGTGGAACTGGAAAACGGGCACGTGGTGCACGCACATATCTCCGGAAAAATGCGTAAGAACTACATTCGTATTTTGCGCGGAGACCGTGTGACCGTTGAACTGACCCCATATGACCTAACAAAAGGTCGAATCACTTACCGAAACCGCACCTGA
- the lexA gene encoding transcriptional repressor LexA, which yields MKTSDLKPLTKRQQEIFDFILDRMNANGAPPTRVEIANHFGFRSPNAAEDHLKALDKKGHIELKSGTSRGIFIRQQARNDDGYLHEQAELVPVGEFNHSLAVIGDVAAGAPIFATQHVQQYVNVDQSLFADSADFLLKVRGDSMVNAGIFERDLLAIKKTNTAQNNQIVVARIGDDVTVKRYFRHGATVSLVAENDDYDPIEVDLQSQSFAIEGVVVGLIRSTL from the coding sequence ATGAAAACGTCAGATCTCAAACCCTTAACCAAGCGCCAGCAAGAAATCTTTGATTTCATTTTGGACCGCATGAACGCTAACGGCGCTCCGCCTACTCGAGTCGAGATCGCCAATCACTTTGGTTTTCGTTCACCCAATGCAGCTGAGGATCACCTCAAAGCGCTAGACAAAAAAGGCCATATCGAGCTCAAATCTGGTACGTCGCGGGGTATTTTCATTCGCCAGCAAGCGCGTAATGATGATGGTTACCTGCATGAGCAGGCAGAATTGGTTCCCGTCGGCGAGTTCAATCACAGCTTGGCTGTGATCGGTGACGTTGCCGCTGGCGCGCCTATTTTTGCGACTCAACATGTGCAACAGTATGTCAATGTCGATCAGAGCTTGTTTGCCGATTCAGCTGATTTCCTATTGAAAGTGCGTGGCGACAGTATGGTCAATGCCGGCATTTTTGAACGCGACCTACTGGCAATTAAAAAAACCAACACGGCACAAAACAATCAAATTGTGGTCGCACGAATTGGGGATGACGTCACGGTCAAACGTTATTTTCGCCACGGTGCAACCGTGTCTCTAGTTGCTGAAAACGACGACTACGATCCAATCGAAGTTGACCTGCAATCACAAAGCTTTGCGATTGAGGGCGTTGTTGTTGGGCTAATTCGCAGCACGCTCTAG
- a CDS encoding DUF1178 family protein: MVIYDLICDANHAFEGWFKGADDFTQQLEQGMVSCPVCDSQAITKKLAAPKISRGAASPQAHIAAGGGSAEAFSKLQDMLGRVHDFIEKNFEDVGNRFAEEALSIHRGEREEGNIRGIVSQDELEELAEEGVSAMRLPPKPINKKKLN; this comes from the coding sequence ATGGTTATTTACGATCTAATTTGCGATGCAAATCACGCCTTTGAAGGATGGTTCAAAGGTGCCGATGATTTTACTCAGCAATTGGAACAAGGCATGGTCTCGTGTCCGGTCTGTGACTCGCAGGCCATAACCAAAAAGCTTGCCGCGCCCAAGATTTCACGCGGGGCGGCGTCGCCTCAGGCGCACATTGCTGCTGGTGGAGGTTCTGCCGAAGCCTTCAGCAAATTGCAGGATATGCTCGGTCGCGTACACGACTTTATCGAAAAGAATTTCGAGGATGTCGGCAACCGTTTCGCGGAAGAAGCACTGAGCATTCACCGTGGTGAACGCGAAGAAGGGAATATTCGTGGTATTGTCAGTCAGGATGAGTTGGAGGAGCTGGCGGAAGAGGGCGTCAGTGCAATGCGTCTTCCACCAAAGCCAATCAATAAGAAAAAGTTGAACTAA